The region ttatACATTGTCTTTTTCAGATGGATGCCTGCCTCAGAGTAAAGGACATGCAGTGCACAATCCCTAGTAGAAGCTGAAAATGGATGACACCTACTGATGCTTTTCAACAATGTCATCTCCACTTTTCTGGTTTGAGATGGGTGAGATCATCAGGAAAAAGTTCTAAAATAAGCCTGGGTGACCTCTTCATCCTTTGACTCCTCTTTCCACAAGTCTAAAAACCATCAGAAGAAATGACCAGTCAACTACCAGAGGAGTCTGTGGAGACCCAGAGCTCAGATGAGCTTGAGTGCAAGATCTGTTACAACCGCTATAACCTGcgacaaagaaaaccaaaagtgcTGGAGTGTTGTCACAGAGTATGTGCCAAATGCCTTTGCAAGATCATAGACTTTGGTGATTCCCCGCAAGGAGTCATAGTATGCCCGTTTTGCAGGTTTGAAACGTGCCTGCCAGACGATGAGGTTAGTAGTCTTCCTGATGACAACAACATCCTTCTGAATTTAGCTTGCAGCGGAAAGGGAAAGAAGTGCCTACCGGACAACCCAACAGAACTGTTGCTGACTCCCAAAAGGTTGGCATCTCTGGTTAGCCCTTCTCACACCTCTTCTAATTGCCTGGTTATAACAATCATGGAAGTACAAAGAGAAAGTCCCCAGAATCTGAACTCAACCCCTGTGGTGGAATTTTACAGGCCTACAAGTTTTGATTCTGTTGCAACTGTGTCCCACAACTGGACAGTGTGGAACTGCACATCTTTGCTCTTCCAGACCTCAATTCGGGTGTTAGTGTGGTTGCTAGGGTTGCTGTACTTTAGTTCCTTGCCTTTAGGGATTTATTTACTGGTATCTAAGAAAGTCACCCTTGGGGTTGTCTTTGTAAGCCTTGTTCCTTCGAGCCTTGTTATTCTCATGGTTTATGGCTTTTGCCAGTGTGTTTGCCATGAAGTTCTAGACTGCATGTCATCTTGAtaacaaatacagtaaaataagaTGTATGGCCACATGTGTAGCATAGTTGATTTATCCTGTCTTTGTGTTCTTATTTATTCGTATTGTTGTTCATCCCACTAAATGAGAGCAGTGGCCCTAGTTATATGGTCCTTTTTTTCTACTTGATTtgattctcctcctctttttttaaagctaaataatggaaataaaatttacatgTTGATTCTAAAAGGCCAAGTTGTAGAAAGGGTTAGAGCAAAATGGCAAAACTTGATGCCTGCTGGTGCCGCCACTATTCAGATGAGTAGCCCTTTGCTCTATTGACTTGATTATGTCAGTCAAGGCTGCAGGATCCACCCTAGAATAAATTAGTAAAACAGGTGCCTTCCAGGTCAAAGTATGGCATCTTTTCATCCAAAGCATCTCACGCTTTGGAATATCTGTTATTTATCATTCTTTATCATTTATAGCAAATGAAACCTCTTTGTTAATATTATAAGAAGACAAGCTACCATTGCTTTTGTTGATTCTTGTCATAGCAAAAATATTTGTGGGAGGCCGGTGGTTGCAGATTTTTTGTATTCTGTGGCATGAGGAATCTTTTTTCACCATGCTAAATCATGTCTCCAAAACGCTTTCCCCAAACAGAAGCCCCCTTTACTTGTCATGTAGTTGCAGCTCCCTCTGAGATATTCCTGCTAATGAGTACTTCCAGGGGCCCAGCTACACATTTGCTCTTCTCCAGGTGCACTCATTTCAGTGTGCATACGCCTTAGGCTTCCCTTTGAGGGTTCAGAGCTCTGCAGACTTCTCTAGCTATGTTCTGTTATGCTTACACTCCCTCCCAGCATTTCCACCACCACACCATGTTTCCAACCCATTAGTCCTCCTACAAATTGCCTGACCACAACTTCACGCATAATCTCCTCTGTGGTAGCTACACTTGGAGAATTTGGCTTATGTGATGTTAGCTATCAAGATAGACTTTTATTCCCAACCATTAGGAAATGGACCTTCAATCACTAatacaaatttcagaaaaaatgtgaagtagttaactgtttgggttttttttctttctgagttcaCAGAATGAGCATTGTCAGGAGGTACTATGACCTTGGGAAGGTTTCTGTTTAACACATAGTCCTTCAAAATAAGTTTAATACCCTGAACTCCCTCTGTCACCATTGTGAGTTGATGGCACTCTAGATGTGGCAATTAGCATGTCTTGATTAGCTGAGTTCAGAGGAATTACTGATGACTTACCGTTCCACAAATAGGATCAGGCCCTGTAAGGCTTCCTTGTGTGTTGCATGGTTTAggctactttttaaattactggaagagcacaaaaataataaatttttaatgtttatgtgTATAACTAGATCTAGTCAACATCACAGCTACAAACTCGTTTTCCTGTGCACGCCAGGGTAAAAACTGAGGAGGAGTTGAGCAGTGCAAGTATGGCTTTTGGGTCAGGCACAAGATTTAGTAATTTCAAGGTAGTGTAAGAGAGAGAATAGTTTGTTGCATGAAGACTGAACGTATGGCCTAACAATATATTTTTAGAGCAAACTGACTTTGGCAAGAATGAAAAATGCCAATGAGAGAAGCAGAGTGTAAGTGATTGTTGTCTGTCTCGAGAGGATTTGAAATCAAGCTGATCCAATTTTTGTAGATGGTGCAGGTGGTATCTGCAGTTTCATTCCTATTGCAAACATAGGGAAAAATGTGGAAATGTAAAGGTCCTGCTTTTCTTGACCCTTATTTTATAAtagtgcatatatatatgtgtgtgtatgtacatatagACACATATGTAAGAAGAAAACTAACAACAAAATTACAGTTTTCAAGTGTATGGAGTTATGGATCTATGTACCGAatgattaaagaaaatatttcagaatttaatgACTTGATAACAGtgataactaaaatattttcagaattcatAGAAATGACTATTCCTAAgtaattgtttttaatgtttgTGGTAAAGCACATTTAGTTAAAAGAGGTATCATCTCCAGTTCTGTATACTGCGAGGTTTGATTCATCTATGAACTCATAAATTTTAAGTATCCAACAACAATTAtgtcaaaaagcaagaaaaatagaaaCCTATGTGGTTTTATAGTACTTCACAACTTTGGGAAAAGATGTATTTGTAGTGTTAAGGATTTATATGTTTTAGGATTTGTTCAATTTGTCCGAATATAGTGTCTCTAATAAAGGGCTGGCTAATAGAGGAAGTAGGTTTTGCAAATGTGTGACATATATGTATTACGTCTGTACAACATGTCTACAGTGCTACCTGTTGccttttccttttgattttcagTTGATTATTTTAGCTCCAGCACCAGGTATTTTGTACTGTTTTAAAACAGAGCCTAATCTCTGCAGGATTACAGTGGTATCAGTTACACACCACAGCACAAATAAATACACTTACTATACTTCACTACTTTTAAGACTCCCGGCCTGTTAAATTTATGCTGTTATTTTAGAATGTGCTGCAATACTAATCCACTCAAAAATGCGAGTGTGCAAAACCATATTGATTGTATAGCTATTCTGCCGCTCTGACAGAGCACGTTATTACAGCTTTGGTCTCATAAAATTCCTATATGAGACCTATTGAGAATTGCTAGGAGGTCCAAATCTCAATTATTGGTGGAGAAGATATTTGCTTGTGTCTAAGACTAGAAGAACTTCAGATATTactctttcattatttttattctccACCATCCTTAAGACTCAGAACTGAAAACTCTTTGTGTCCTCTGCAGTAGAATaactctgctgaagtcagtgtAAATGGAGCTAGAATCAAGTCCTGTGTACCTGCTTGCCTGCCTGCATTTCCCACTCTGtgacttttttctctccttggaGAGTAATAGCTCCTGTGGCTGTAAAATACTGCTTGCACAACAAGACAATTCCCTTTCAGtagcattttatttctgctttgccCAGACATGTGACTCAAACGGATACAAAGTGTTATAGATTCATTACTACAGGATTAATTTTGtccaaatgattttttttgttttaattcctgCTTATCCTATGGATGTGGACTGTATCCCTACCAGCTGCTTGTTTACAGTATACATGTAGTACTGCATTCCCTGAGGGCTGGGGCAGGATGATGCAGTAGTAGTCTCTGGGCATGACATCAGGAAGTATGTGCTGAGCTGGACCATCCTCTGAGCAGGATCCAGTTGAGGGATGAAGCTCTCCTGCAAGCGTGGCTTGAGCCCAGAGCCTAAAGGGCAATTCGCAGAGAGTGGGTTGTGTGGAAAGCAGGGCCTGTGGGTTCATGAACAGGACATGGGGCCTCGGGGCTGGAGGGTGAGCTGTGGCTAAGTTGTGCAAAGCAGATGGCTGGGACAAAGGGGCTGTGTTTTAAATGAGTTTGGGGTAGAGCTGCTGCAAACAGTTTCATGTTTTTCATACTGACCCTTCTGGGCTTTAAAATTCATTTGGGAATTAAAAGTCATTTGCTACTGCTGCTACAGTTGAGTATTTTTACTTTCCAAATGGCAAAGTATTGAACTTTATAATTTAAAGAGATCTTTAGATTTGGACATATGCCCTCTATTATGTTAAATGTTTAAAGCTACAATCTTTAAAACAGGATTGACCAAAATAAGGGCTGATGTCTTTGGTTTAGCTGCATTGTGAGCTTTGTCCTACTATATTGATTATGTGCCTGCCAAACTGTATATGCTAACAAAAAACACTTAAAACAGGTGAACTCTTGTCCTGATATAACACTGTTGGCAGACTTTGAGGATGCCAACATTTTACAACGTACCCAAGAATAGACGTTCTTCCCGATGGACTTTATTACCCAAAGACACAGATAAATCCAGCACAACCCAGCCAAATGGACCAGTACAGGAAAACACAACTTTCCAGCTAAATTACTTCAACCAGAGGAAGGTGAACTGAGGAGGTTCACAGGAAGGTGGATGATGTCATGTCTGAGGGAGTTCCTTGTTATTAGGATTCAGAACcattatttttcctaaatctaACCATTTCCAGGGTTAGATTCAACTCACTTTTCCCCATTACTTTTCTGCCCTCTCTGCTGGGACAAGGATCTGTGGAACTGTGGGTAAATGgcattttgaaatgaaacaacCTTTTCTGCTATATTGAGTTTACAGCTCAGTCCAGCAAAACAAGATTAATACTGAAAAGATGGCAAATTGCAGCCAGGATGTGAGAGTGAACAGAACGCTGAGGAGAAATGGCAGCAGATTGTTGTAACAGTTTTGATGTCAAAGCAAGGAAAACATGTGACTACATCCTGTCTTGCCTTGACTGGTTCAAAACTAGTGATAGGCTGTCCCAGACCTGAGGACCACCATGACTTGACACCGTCCCCTGCTTTATGTCTGTGACAATTCCCTTCAGTTGTACATCTTGATTTCTTGTACAGCAGTTGTATGTCATGATTTCATCTTCCTGCATGGATGATGAGTGTAGTGAAAGGCCCACAGTGTTCTGCTCTTAATCAGGCTCATTTTAACTATCCTAAggtttctcagggttttttttttcatatatttcttcatatttctacAAAAGTAAGACAgtgtgctttattttaaatagaacAGTGCCTCCAAGGATGatgataaaaaacaaaaaacaaacaaaaaaacccaacccctccccccccccccccaaaaaaaaaaaccaaccaaaaaaccccaaaacaaacagacaaaacatGGGGAAGAAGAAGAACTAAGAATTTTGAAATCATTTTAAGGTAGTCAAAGTGATGGAAAGAGACTGTTCTGAGATTCTACTTTTACTTTCATACTAGCAGAATAGATGTTATCCTTTGAGTAAACTTTAGTGCTAGAGATTTCTCAGGGAGCTTATAAGTCTGCCAGACCTTAGGCACAAACTCTGTACTCCACTCTGTACTctactgtttttctgtaaagaaCCATTCTGCCTTTTGCATCATCTCCCCTTGTCAAAAGTTGAACCATCACAGCTTATAAAGAGTTATGGCACAGAGAATAAACCCCCAGTCCGGGGATGGTAAATCATCTATTTTAGAGATGTGTGTGGCAGTAGCAAAGCTTTCAATGCTAGACCTTAAACAAAGAGAAGTCATCTTGCAGTCTGAATTGCTagcataaatttaattttaaatcaagttTCATTGTGTTGGGCAACACTACAACTAAAAATCCTTTTAttgtatttctgccttttgtgttATACGAAgtggtttgcatttttaaaaaatgtattaaatcatAGAAATCAGAGATGGGTAGAAAAAAGCCTAGTAAgtagttttatttgtttcttctgccCCTGTAGAGATGAATGCTTTGTCTAGTCTGGTTTTAAATATCTCAAGTGATAAAGCCTCTACCTCTTCCCGTGAGGGACTTTTCAACCATTTAATAGGCATCTTTGttaggaaatattttcttcatactGATCCCgattttttcttttgcataatcCCTTTATTCTGTACCCACT is a window of Athene noctua chromosome 2, bAthNoc1.hap1.1, whole genome shotgun sequence DNA encoding:
- the RNF182 gene encoding E3 ubiquitin-protein ligase RNF182, producing the protein MTSQLPEESVETQSSDELECKICYNRYNLRQRKPKVLECCHRVCAKCLCKIIDFGDSPQGVIVCPFCRFETCLPDDEVSSLPDDNNILLNLACSGKGKKCLPDNPTELLLTPKRLASLVSPSHTSSNCLVITIMEVQRESPQNLNSTPVVEFYRPTSFDSVATVSHNWTVWNCTSLLFQTSIRVLVWLLGLLYFSSLPLGIYLLVSKKVTLGVVFVSLVPSSLVILMVYGFCQCVCHEVLDCMSS